A region of the Veillonellales bacterium genome:
TCTTCTGCTATTGAAATAATTTTTTCATCTTCCATTTCTACTACGCATTCCGATAATGATTTTAATGACTCTTCCTTGTTATTCATCTCAATCCAGTCCTTTCTTAGTTTGATCAATCATTTCTATAACACGCTCCGGACAAACAGGATACCCAACCTCCCGAACAGTATCCATCATCATTTGAATATTTTCAAAAGGCGTTTCCACAGGTAAGCTGCAGCCAGACATAATCAAATAGCCTTTAGGAGAATCATACGCATCAAGAATTCCCTCTAATGTTTTAAGGCGAACATCCTGCGGCGTTCCCGAATACATGATTCCACCTGGATCCACATTGCCCATAATTTTGGTTTGCGAACCAACAGCAAGCTTACATTCCTTTAAGCTGGCTACATTATCGATGCTGATACCGCCAATACCCAAATCAGCAACATCTTTCCATATCTTATTAGTCTGACCACAGATATGCACAACTGGATTAGACCCATAGCTTTTTATAAAATCTACAAACTCTTTAAGATAAGGGAGAGAAAATTCGCGAAAAACCTTTGGACTGACTACCGTACAAGATGACATCGGTTCTGATATCGTTGGATTCAAGCCGATATCCAATGCTGCCTTGGCATACGCTTTACAGGTTTCAAGGGAAACCCGACACAGCTTATGTACAGCTTCAGGATTTTTGCGGATAAGCTTTAGCGTTTCATTTGTATTTAACAGAAAAAATGCGTTAGTAAATGCTCCTACGATACCGGCAGAACATTTTATTTCATCCTTCGCAAGCTCTCTTAGATATTTCATTGCTTCCAGTTGCACTGGCAGCCGTCCGTCCTTATAGGGATTAGCCGAATGAAGTTTATCAATGTCCTCTACTCTGGAAATTGCGGGTTTTACCAAATCAGCCGTATCATCATCGGGAAAAGAAACAGTTGCACCCATTGCTTCTGCCCACGGGAATAAATCAGTAAAAATACGCAAGCTATCGCAGCCAAACTTACGATACGCGGCCATTTGTGCCTCGGCAATAACCTTAGGATTGTGATTAAACTCGGA
Encoded here:
- a CDS encoding uroporphyrinogen decarboxylase family protein, with translation MQDQMTPAQRAAAIANGSEVDRLPCNPNMANGVARVYGCKISEFNHNPKVIAEAQMAAYRKFGCDSLRIFTDLFPWAEAMGATVSFPDDDTADLVKPAISRVEDIDKLHSANPYKDGRLPVQLEAMKYLRELAKDEIKCSAGIVGAFTNAFFLLNTNETLKLIRKNPEAVHKLCRVSLETCKAYAKAALDIGLNPTISEPMSSCTVVSPKVFREFSLPYLKEFVDFIKSYGSNPVVHICGQTNKIWKDVADLGIGGISIDNVASLKECKLAVGSQTKIMGNVDPGGIMYSGTPQDVRLKTLEGILDAYDSPKGYLIMSGCSLPVETPFENIQMMMDTVREVGYPVCPERVIEMIDQTKKGLD